Proteins from a genomic interval of Shewanella seohaensis:
- a CDS encoding coiled-coil domain-containing protein: MNEEIENLCESLDSLAEAVVKGWNDKRNLNEVFGWHHPAIDRMELAYMPKALSEKIRNANLEVDNDEFLEIVDGIPAKLERLKSSTLPQFFSGNGHQAIPAYITTLNWISSVIEPHLSWVISNDPKAMPPAISRRIKGLQAKIDQIDIDQEKLLSQIKLINEATETAESLPSDLEDLKIARKKVDSIGQEITKISAKVSTAKEETDKLLASVRENKVETDKLVENCEEAYRITTSKGLAGAFDLRAKQLAKSMWVWVFGLLCALGAAWYVGAQRIEILTGSLSDPDPKWGMVLMHFLLAIVSLGAPLWFAWLSTKQIGQRFKLAEDYGFKASVAKAYEGYRKEAARIDKKLEARLFESALSRVEEAPLRFVDDSSHGTPWHELAESSGFKEALKNIPEFRDKVFSLANNAISRSKPSSKTKDGDEAVQQVQSADS; this comes from the coding sequence ATGAATGAAGAAATAGAGAACCTCTGCGAGTCTTTAGATTCATTGGCCGAAGCAGTGGTAAAGGGGTGGAATGACAAACGAAATTTAAATGAGGTTTTTGGGTGGCATCATCCAGCGATAGACAGGATGGAATTGGCATACATGCCAAAGGCTTTGTCTGAAAAGATTCGAAACGCTAATCTTGAAGTTGATAATGACGAATTTCTTGAGATCGTAGATGGCATTCCCGCTAAATTAGAGCGATTGAAAAGTAGTACTTTACCTCAATTTTTTAGCGGAAACGGTCATCAGGCAATTCCTGCATATATTACGACGCTAAATTGGATATCTAGTGTAATAGAGCCACATTTATCATGGGTGATTTCAAATGATCCTAAAGCTATGCCTCCAGCAATTTCTCGTAGGATTAAAGGGCTTCAAGCAAAAATTGACCAAATCGATATCGATCAAGAAAAGTTACTAAGTCAGATAAAATTAATCAACGAAGCAACAGAAACAGCAGAGTCTCTTCCTTCTGATTTAGAAGATTTAAAAATAGCTCGCAAAAAAGTTGATTCTATTGGTCAGGAGATCACAAAAATATCAGCCAAAGTGTCAACTGCAAAAGAAGAGACCGATAAGTTATTAGCTTCAGTTAGAGAAAACAAAGTTGAAACTGATAAATTAGTAGAAAATTGCGAGGAAGCATACCGAATAACAACAAGCAAAGGCTTGGCTGGGGCTTTTGATCTAAGGGCGAAGCAATTGGCTAAATCTATGTGGGTTTGGGTTTTTGGGTTGCTTTGTGCACTAGGAGCTGCGTGGTATGTCGGCGCTCAGAGAATTGAAATACTTACAGGCTCATTATCCGACCCAGACCCCAAATGGGGGATGGTATTGATGCATTTTCTTCTAGCTATAGTCAGCCTCGGTGCGCCACTTTGGTTTGCCTGGCTTTCAACCAAACAAATCGGTCAGCGATTCAAGCTTGCTGAAGACTATGGTTTCAAAGCCTCAGTCGCAAAAGCATATGAAGGTTATAGAAAAGAAGCAGCTCGCATTGATAAAAAATTAGAAGCGAGGTTATTTGAATCTGCTTTGAGCCGAGTGGAAGAGGCTCCTTTAAGGTTCGTGGATGATTCATCTCATGGAACTCCTTGGCATGAACTGGCCGAATCGAGTGGCTTTAAAGAAGCTTTAAAAAACATACCTGAATTTCGTGACAAAGTTTTTAGTCTTGCTAACAACGCCATCAGTCGTAGTAAGCCCAGTAGTAAAACTAAAGATGGAGACGAAGCCGTACAACAAGTGCAGTCAGCGGACTCGTAA
- the gloA2 gene encoding SMU1112c/YaeR family gloxylase I-like metalloprotein, protein MLLGIHHAAIICSDYQKSKHFYVTILGLSVLAEHYREARQSYKLDLQLPDMSLIELFSFDNPPKRPSYPEACGLRHLAFRVASIETAIEHLTAHDVAVEPVRIDEYTGKKFTFFSDPDGLPLELYEL, encoded by the coding sequence ATGTTACTCGGCATTCACCATGCAGCGATTATTTGCAGTGACTATCAAAAGTCCAAACACTTTTATGTGACTATTCTTGGCCTTAGCGTGCTTGCAGAGCATTATCGTGAAGCACGCCAGTCCTACAAACTCGATTTACAACTGCCGGATATGAGTCTAATTGAGTTGTTTTCCTTCGACAATCCTCCCAAACGCCCAAGCTATCCCGAAGCCTGCGGCCTTAGACATCTCGCCTTTCGCGTCGCATCGATTGAAACGGCGATCGAGCATCTTACGGCCCATGATGTCGCCGTCGAACCCGTCCGTATCGACGAATATACAGGCAAAAAGTTCACCTTCTTTAGCGATCCCGACGGCTTACCCCTAGAGTTATATGAGCTATAA